CGCACCATGTGCAGCTTGTCGTGCCCGATGCTTTGGATGACCACCGCGCGCGGCAGCAGGCCCCAGGCGCGAAAGCCCGCGCGCTCGTACAGGCGCACGACGTGGGTGTTGGCGGCGGTGACGGTCAGCACCAGCTGTTCCAGCCCGGCCACCTGTTCGGCGAGCTGCACGCAGGCCTGCACCAGTGCGCGCCCGACGCCGCCGCGCTGCGCGTGCGGCGCCACCATCATGCCGACCACGCTGGCGCAGTGGCGCTGCTGCAGGCGGGCCTCGCGCTCGCAGCCGATGCTGCCCAGCAACTGGCCGTCCGCGGCGAACGCCCCGAGGAAGAAGGTGCCCGTGGCAGGCGCGCCGAAGCGCTCGGCATACGACTGGGCCGGGCGCAGCACCGCGCTGGCGTGGTCGGAGGTGAAGGCCTCGGGCGCGCAGCGCAGCGCCTCGTCGCGCAGGGCCTTGTAGGCATGCAGGTGCGCGGTGCCGAGCACGTCGATCCGGAAGGGGGCAGGGGTCATGGGGCGAGCGCGCGTTCGAGCGCGTGCAGTTCGGCCAGGGTGTTGGCGTTGCAAAAGCCGAGCGGGTCGTCGCCGGGCTGGTCGAAGGCGGCCACCGCGCACCGGTGCTGGGCGATCCAGGCGCCGATCTTGCGGCCGCCGCCCACCATGAATTGCGCGAGCGACTCCCGCAGCGAGGCCCGCAGGAGACAGAACACCGGCTGCGTGCGCAGGGGCGCGGCTGTATGGTGGGCATCGGCTGCTGTCGGCCCATCGGCTTGCGGCGCGGCGGCGATGGCCAGATCCGCAGGACCGCCTGCCGTGTCCATGGCACAGGCCGCAGCCATCAGGCGCCGGGCCAGATCGGGCGGAAACAGCGGCGTGTCGCAGGGCACGGTGAGCAGCCACGGGGTTTCGCAGCGCGACAGGCCGGCCAGAAAACCCGCCAGCGGTCCGGCGTGGCCGGGCTCGGCATCGGTCACGACCGGGACGCCGAAGGTGGCGTAGCGGTCGAGGTGGCGGTTCGCGCTGACCAGCCGCGGGCCGACCTGGGAACGCAGCCGCTGCAGCGCATGCAGCGCCAGCGGCACGCCCTGGAAGGGCTGCAGGCCCTTGTCCTGCCCGCCCATGCGCGTGCCCTGGCCGCCGGCCAGCACCAGCCCGGTGATGCGGGTGGCGTCATCCATGCGTCAGCCGCCGATGTAGCTCATTTCCACCCGCCGCGCGCCTTGGCCGGTGTCCGCAGGCAGGCTGCTGCGCAGTTCCGAATAGCGGTCGCCGCGGCCGTTCCAGATGCCGGCGATGGCGGCGGCGATGTCGGCATCGGTGGCGCCGCCGCGCAGCAGGCTGCGCAGGTCCCAGCCCTGGGTGGCGAACAGGCACAGGTAGAGGCTGCCTTCCATCGACAGGCGGGCGCGGTTGCAGTCGCCGCAAAACGCTTGCGTGACGCTGCCGATCACGCCCACCTCGCCCAGCGCCGGGTCGTGGCGCCCGGTGGCATCGGCGTAGCCCCAGCGGCGGGCGGTTTCCCCGGGGGCCTGTTCGGGCAGGGGCACCAGGGGCAGGTGGGCCTGCAGCCGCTCGATCACGTCGGCGGATGGCAGCACCTCGTCCATGCGCCAGCCGTTGGTGGCGCCCACGTCCATGTACTCGATGAATCGCAGCGTCACGCCGGTGCCGCGAAAGTGCCGCGCCATCGGCACGATCTCGTGATCGTTGGTGCCGCGCTTGACCACCATGTTGACCTTGATGCGCGCAAACCCCGCAGCCTGTGCCGCGTCGATGCCGGCCAGCACCTCGGCCACCGGAAAGTCCACATCGTTCATGTGCCGGAACACCGCGTCCTGCAGGCTGTCCAGGCTCACCGTGAGGCGGTTCAGCCCGGCGTCCTTGAGCGCCTGCGCCTTGCGCGCGAGCAGCGAGCCGTTGGTGGTCAGCGTGAGGTCGGGCGCCGTGCCGTCCGGCATGCGCAGCTGCGCCAGCATGCCGACGAGGTTTTCGAGGTGCTTGCGCAGCAGCGGCTCGCCGCCGGTGAGCCGGATCTTGCGCACGCCGTGGTCGACGAAGCTGCGGGCCAGGCGGGTGATTTCCTCGAAGCTGAGCAGCGCGCTGTGCGGCAGGTAGGGGTAGTCCTTGTCGAACACCTCCTTGGGCATGCAGTACGCGCAGCGGAAGTTGCAGCGGTCGGTCACGCTGATGCGCAGATCCCGCAGCGGGCGCCCGAGCGTGTCGGTCAGCCATCCCGATGGAATCCCGGCTAGGCCCTGCGGCACGGCGGGGCGCAGCGCAGCGATGCGCTGGTCCACCAGGGGGATGACACGTTCAGCCATGGGCGGATTTTGCCGCATGGGGTGCGGTAGGGTTATCGGCGCAATGGGCCGCGCCGCTGTCGGCCGTCAGCGATCAGACGCAGCGGGCGCCATCCACCTCGATGCACACGCCGCTCACGAAGGCCGCTTCGTCGCTGGCCAGGTACAGCGCCGCGTTGGCCACGTCGAGCGCGGTGGAAAAACGCCCCAGCGGAATCGAGGCGAGGAATTTGGCGCGGCGCGCGTCGTCCACCGGCCCGCCGGCGAACTCGGCGGCCAGGCCCGTGTCGGGGTTGAACACCGGGTTGATGCAGTTCACGCGGATGTTGTCGGGGCCCAGTTCGGCCGCCATCGACTTGCTGGTGGTGATGACCGCGCCCTTCGACCCGTTGTACCAGGTGAGGCCCGGGCGGGGCCGCAGGCCGGCGGTGGAGGCGATGTTGATGAAGCTGCCGCCCGCTGTGCCCGGGTTGGCGCGCATGGCCGGCACGGCGTGGATGGCCGAGAGGTAGAGGCTTTTGACGTTGATGGCATACACCTTGTCGAACTCTTTCTCGCTCACCTCCAGCATGGGGCGGTTGCGGTGCGTCCAGCCGGCGTTGTTCACGACCACGTCGAGCCGGCCATGCAGGCGCACGGCCTCGTCCACCAGGGCTTTCATGTCGCTAGAGCGGGTGACGTCGGCGGCGAAGAAGTCCGCCGTGCCGCCCGCCGCGCGGATCTCGGCCGCCACGCGCTGGCCCCCGGTGGCCTGGATGTCGTTGACGATGACCCGGCCGCCCTCGGCCGCGAGCCGCTTGGCGATGCCTTCGCCGATGCCGTTGCCGGCGCCGGTGACGATGATGGATTTGCCTTGCACGCGCATGAAGCCTCCGATGGCGCTATGTTTTCGATAGCTGCCTGCGCAATTTTCACCAGGGCGGTGGCGGGATTCCGTTGGATGGACTCTCGCGGCCGGTGGCCGTTGGTTGCGCGGGCGGCCAAGGCAGTGTAGCCACCGCTTTCCCGCCCGGCGTGCCCGGCACTGCCCCCTGCGCGACAGGGTGGCTCGTCTGCCGGCGCGCCCAGAAGGCGGCACCGGGCCAGCGCGTTTCCATCGCGTAGAAGCCCTGCAACTGCTTGCGGTACACCCGGTGGATGTCCCGCAGATGGTCGGCATAGCGCTGCGGCGCCTGCAGGTCGCCCGCCCCGTGCGCCAGCACCGCCTGTGCCGCGCGCATTCCGGTGTAGAGCGCGTTGCCGATGCCCTTGGACGACAGCGGGTCGAAGGCGAGGGCGGCGTCGCCCACCGCCAGCCAGCGCTCGCCGGCCGCACGATCGAGTTCGGCGCTGCAGGCATCGGCGCCCTGCACCGCGCCGTGGGGGCGATAGCCGTGCTCGGCGCACAGCGCGCCCAGGTGGGTGGTGTGCTGCAGGTGATGCCACAGGCCGTCGTCGTCCAGCAGGGTGCGGCGGTCCAGCAGGTCGGCATCGCCCAGGAAGGCCACCACGCGTTCGCCACTGGGCAGCAGCACGCTGTACCACCAGCCGTCTTCGACAGCCTCGACCCAGGTGCGGCCGTCCAGGTCGGTGCGGCTGTCGGTGCGCAGGCGCTGGTAGAAGGCCAGCAGCCGGTCGTAGTGGCGGCGGCGCGCGCCGAGCCGACAGGCCTGGGTCGCCATGCGGCCGCTGGCGTCGATCAGCCAGCGTGCCGTCACGTGCGACAGGGATTCGCCCGCGCGGCGCAGCTGCAGCCGGTGCAACGGGCCGGATGCCTCCTGCGGGTCCGCCGAGGCGGTGCCGGTGCTGCCGGCGGGGTCGGCGCCCTGTGCATCGTCGCACTGCAGGTGGGTGGAAAGCGCGACCGTGCAGCCCGCCTCGCTGGCGGCCGCCCGCAGCGTGGCGTCGAAGCGCACGCGGTCCAGTTGCAAGCCATTGCCATGCAGCTGGCGCAGGGTGTCGTTGGCGTGGCTGGCCAGCCCGCCCCAGTAGGCCAGCGTGCCGTAGCTGGGGCGGTGGCCGTCCGCCAGCACGCGGTCGAGCACGCCGAGTTCCCCCAGCAGGCTGCGCACGGGCGGCGGCAGGCCCTCGCCGATGCGAAAGGCCCGCTCGCCGCCGCCATCGGCCAGCAGCACGCGCAGCCCGGCGCGAGCCAGGGGAATGGCGCAGGCCGCGCCGGCGGGACCGCCGCCGGCGATGGCCACGTCGAACGCCTGCGCAGCGGTCTCCGGGCGGGGCACGCGCTCAGCCGCCCGGCGGCCGGCGGCGCACCGGCAGCGGCGCGTTCTGCGCTTCGGCGTGCGAGCCGAAATTGGCGCCGTGCGGCAGCGGGCGTGCCTTCGGGTAGATGGGGGCGGTGGCATCGGCCGCGTCGCCCTCGATGGCGGCGGCGCCCAGCAGTCGGGTCTGCGCGGCCAGCGCGGCGTCGCTGAGGCTGGCGGCATCAGCGGCCGCGACATCGGGGCCGTACGACGCCACCATCATCTGCGCCGGGAAGGCCGGATCGTCCGGCACGCCTGGGCGCACTTCCACGAGGCCCATCGATCCGAAGATGCGCACCATCTCCTCCATCTGCCCCGCCGTGGTGCCGTGCAGCGGCTTGTTCCAGCTGGTGCGGTTGGAGAACGCCTCGATGCGCCGGGCCATGGGCTGCTGCGGGTCCACGACGATGGCGTAGTCCT
This region of Acidovorax sp. GBBC 1281 genomic DNA includes:
- the moaA gene encoding GTP 3',8-cyclase MoaA, producing the protein MAERVIPLVDQRIAALRPAVPQGLAGIPSGWLTDTLGRPLRDLRISVTDRCNFRCAYCMPKEVFDKDYPYLPHSALLSFEEITRLARSFVDHGVRKIRLTGGEPLLRKHLENLVGMLAQLRMPDGTAPDLTLTTNGSLLARKAQALKDAGLNRLTVSLDSLQDAVFRHMNDVDFPVAEVLAGIDAAQAAGFARIKVNMVVKRGTNDHEIVPMARHFRGTGVTLRFIEYMDVGATNGWRMDEVLPSADVIERLQAHLPLVPLPEQAPGETARRWGYADATGRHDPALGEVGVIGSVTQAFCGDCNRARLSMEGSLYLCLFATQGWDLRSLLRGGATDADIAAAIAGIWNGRGDRYSELRSSLPADTGQGARRVEMSYIGG
- a CDS encoding FAD-dependent monooxygenase, with amino-acid sequence MPRPETAAQAFDVAIAGGGPAGAACAIPLARAGLRVLLADGGGERAFRIGEGLPPPVRSLLGELGVLDRVLADGHRPSYGTLAYWGGLASHANDTLRQLHGNGLQLDRVRFDATLRAAASEAGCTVALSTHLQCDDAQGADPAGSTGTASADPQEASGPLHRLQLRRAGESLSHVTARWLIDASGRMATQACRLGARRRHYDRLLAFYQRLRTDSRTDLDGRTWVEAVEDGWWYSVLLPSGERVVAFLGDADLLDRRTLLDDDGLWHHLQHTTHLGALCAEHGYRPHGAVQGADACSAELDRAAGERWLAVGDAALAFDPLSSKGIGNALYTGMRAAQAVLAHGAGDLQAPQRYADHLRDIHRVYRKQLQGFYAMETRWPGAAFWARRQTSHPVAQGAVPGTPGGKAVATLPWPPAQPTATGRESPSNGIPPPPW
- a CDS encoding GNAT family N-acetyltransferase, whose amino-acid sequence is MTPAPFRIDVLGTAHLHAYKALRDEALRCAPEAFTSDHASAVLRPAQSYAERFGAPATGTFFLGAFAADGQLLGSIGCEREARLQQRHCASVVGMMVAPHAQRGGVGRALVQACVQLAEQVAGLEQLVLTVTAANTHVVRLYERAGFRAWGLLPRAVVIQSIGHDKLHMVRWLPASPLFSAA
- the mobA gene encoding molybdenum cofactor guanylyltransferase MobA translates to MDDATRITGLVLAGGQGTRMGGQDKGLQPFQGVPLALHALQRLRSQVGPRLVSANRHLDRYATFGVPVVTDAEPGHAGPLAGFLAGLSRCETPWLLTVPCDTPLFPPDLARRLMAAACAMDTAGGPADLAIAAAPQADGPTAADAHHTAAPLRTQPVFCLLRASLRESLAQFMVGGGRKIGAWIAQHRCAVAAFDQPGDDPLGFCNANTLAELHALERALAP
- a CDS encoding SDR family oxidoreductase; this translates as MRVQGKSIIVTGAGNGIGEGIAKRLAAEGGRVIVNDIQATGGQRVAAEIRAAGGTADFFAADVTRSSDMKALVDEAVRLHGRLDVVVNNAGWTHRNRPMLEVSEKEFDKVYAINVKSLYLSAIHAVPAMRANPGTAGGSFINIASTAGLRPRPGLTWYNGSKGAVITTSKSMAAELGPDNIRVNCINPVFNPDTGLAAEFAGGPVDDARRAKFLASIPLGRFSTALDVANAALYLASDEAAFVSGVCIEVDGARCV